Proteins co-encoded in one Flavobacterium sp. M31R6 genomic window:
- a CDS encoding murein hydrolase activator EnvC translates to MRKFLLGLFLLCTTSVMWGQESQQEKLEKRKAEIQQEILDNEKLLQTVKKKEKSAVNVIILQSNKIKLKEKLIRTTEKQTKILSNDMYINQMKINKLNRELAILKEDYAKMIVKSYKSRSEQSRAMFLLSSENFLQAYKRAQYMKQYTSYRKMQGEEIKSKTNELLGYNERLNIQKAAKKKLLVENTKEKLSLEKEKREQLKLVNSIKKDKKKITAEIKRKQQESRAIDRQIDRLIREAIAAANRKAASENPNAPVAAYTSSKIVLTAESKILADNFRANRGKLPWPVEKGFVSLPFGDQPHPVYPSLVIHNSGVEITTEQGANARAVFGGEVTSVIVLSPVNKAVMIQHGDCFTVYQNLSSVFVSKGEKVNIKQSLGKIRTNSEGKTILKFTISQNTTYNNPASWLYNM, encoded by the coding sequence ATGCGAAAATTTCTCTTAGGCCTGTTTTTGTTATGCACTACCTCAGTAATGTGGGGACAGGAATCGCAACAAGAAAAACTAGAAAAGCGTAAAGCCGAAATTCAACAAGAAATTTTGGATAATGAAAAGTTACTGCAGACGGTAAAGAAAAAAGAAAAGTCGGCTGTCAATGTGATTATTTTGCAGAGCAATAAAATAAAATTGAAAGAAAAATTGATTCGTACTACTGAGAAACAAACGAAGATTCTTAGTAATGATATGTACATCAATCAAATGAAAATTAACAAGTTGAATAGGGAGCTGGCTATTCTTAAAGAAGACTATGCTAAAATGATTGTGAAATCATATAAAAGCAGATCAGAGCAAAGTAGAGCCATGTTTTTACTGTCATCTGAGAATTTTTTACAGGCTTACAAAAGGGCTCAGTATATGAAACAATATACGAGTTACAGAAAAATGCAAGGGGAGGAAATCAAATCGAAAACCAATGAACTTTTGGGTTACAATGAAAGATTGAATATTCAAAAAGCAGCCAAAAAGAAATTGTTAGTTGAAAACACCAAAGAAAAATTGTCTCTTGAAAAAGAAAAGAGAGAACAGCTGAAGTTGGTGAATTCAATCAAAAAAGACAAGAAAAAAATCACCGCGGAAATTAAAAGAAAGCAACAGGAATCGCGAGCTATCGACCGTCAAATCGATCGTTTAATTCGGGAAGCCATTGCCGCGGCCAATAGAAAAGCAGCGAGCGAAAACCCAAATGCTCCTGTAGCAGCCTACACTTCTTCAAAAATTGTGTTAACGGCCGAATCCAAAATACTGGCAGATAATTTTAGGGCTAATAGAGGAAAATTACCTTGGCCAGTTGAAAAAGGTTTCGTGTCACTTCCATTTGGAGATCAACCACACCCAGTTTATCCAAGTCTTGTGATTCATAATAGCGGAGTGGAAATTACCACGGAACAAGGTGCAAATGCAAGAGCCGTTTTTGGCGGAGAAGTAACTAGTGTTATCGTTTTGTCTCCAGTGAATAAAGCGGTAATGATTCAGCATGGAGATTGCTTCACGGTATATCAAAATTTAAGTTCTGTTTTTGTGAGCAAAGGAGAGAAAGTAAATATCAAACAAAGTTTGGGAAAAATAAGAACCAATAGCGAAGGAAAAACAATCTTGAAGTTCACTATTTCACAAAACACAACCTACAACAACCCTGCATCTTGGTTGTACAATATGTAG
- a CDS encoding DUF4292 domain-containing protein — MNRFLVRVLFVFMVCVGSSLTLVSCKAKAKVVNESKSTDTNRMTAERIIKNYYANKNDFNTLYIKSNVKYSDDKQTQNLTAEIKIKKNEQILVSIRFLGITMAKALITPTSVSYYEKLNASYFEGDFSTLSKWLGTDLDFNKVQNILVGQAIDDLTKGNYKDTLVDQTYRLENILNENTKKYFFLDKDKFLLNKQEITQSSENRKIEVSYSDYKMYNESPIPSDIAINAEQEKGKTEINLGYSTITINEELTFPYSVPNGYKRILIK, encoded by the coding sequence ATGAATCGATTTCTAGTAAGAGTACTTTTTGTTTTTATGGTTTGCGTAGGTAGTTCGCTTACGTTGGTGTCCTGTAAGGCAAAGGCAAAAGTGGTGAATGAGAGTAAAAGTACAGATACGAATCGCATGACAGCAGAGCGGATTATAAAAAATTACTATGCCAACAAAAACGATTTTAACACATTATACATAAAATCCAATGTAAAATATAGCGACGATAAGCAAACTCAAAATTTAACTGCCGAAATTAAGATTAAAAAGAACGAACAAATTTTGGTAAGCATTCGTTTTCTAGGGATTACTATGGCCAAAGCCTTAATAACTCCAACTTCAGTAAGTTATTATGAAAAGCTTAATGCCAGTTATTTCGAAGGTGATTTTAGTACATTGAGCAAATGGCTAGGAACGGATTTGGATTTTAATAAAGTGCAAAATATCTTGGTTGGACAAGCAATAGATGATTTAACCAAAGGGAACTACAAAGATACGTTAGTTGATCAGACATATCGATTGGAAAATATTTTGAATGAGAACACCAAGAAATATTTCTTTTTAGACAAAGATAAATTTCTATTAAACAAGCAAGAGATTACTCAGTCATCTGAAAACAGAAAGATAGAGGTGTCTTATTCGGATTATAAAATGTATAATGAATCACCAATTCCATCGGATATTGCCATTAATGCTGAACAGGAAAAAGGCAAAACAGAGATTAATTTGGGGTACAGTACTATAACCATAAATGAAGAACTTACTTTTCCATATAGTGTTCCAAATGGTTATAAAAGAATTTTAATTAAGTAA
- a CDS encoding tetratricopeptide repeat protein: MKKKWTFIFAFSVLLSNTVTVLAQTEPEEIKVESDKFQDFFYESIFQKSIENYDKSLVALEQCLKLKPNDATIYFEMGKNYQYSKDYKNAYSSYEHAAQIDPNNKWFWVGLYDVCYETKDFNQAIIFVNKIVPFDAEYKEDLVSLYMVTKQHDKALALINELNEKVGKTERREMYKMEILSEGKYQNSEIDNLKEQIEKNPKEESNYIALIFLYSNNNDEDKVQEVAKKLEKEIPESVWAQVSLFKNYLDNNDGANAVKSMNMVLASSKIDSKIKHRILNEFLLFANVNPQFVPDLDNAIGYFKNDPSVNVAKEIGKFYHNKKQWEKAIKYYDLSQKNSSEVDLETNLLWLQANTELKQFEPVVKKSMAMIDTYPAEPQFYYYAGMANNQLQLFKKAKDILEMGLDYVVENKNLEINFNIQLGEAYNGLGDATKKELYFNKANQLLKEKK; encoded by the coding sequence ATGAAAAAAAAATGGACTTTCATATTCGCTTTTTCTGTTTTGCTAAGCAATACTGTTACGGTATTGGCACAAACGGAACCTGAGGAAATTAAAGTGGAAAGTGACAAATTTCAAGATTTTTTCTATGAATCCATTTTTCAAAAAAGTATCGAAAATTATGATAAATCATTGGTCGCATTGGAGCAATGTTTAAAATTGAAACCCAATGATGCGACCATTTATTTCGAAATGGGGAAGAATTACCAATATTCCAAAGATTACAAGAATGCTTATTCCTCTTATGAGCACGCCGCTCAAATAGACCCCAACAATAAATGGTTTTGGGTAGGTTTATACGATGTGTGTTATGAAACCAAAGATTTCAATCAAGCCATAATCTTTGTCAATAAAATAGTCCCTTTCGATGCAGAATACAAAGAAGATTTGGTTTCGCTTTATATGGTAACCAAACAGCACGACAAGGCTTTGGCGTTAATTAATGAGTTGAACGAAAAGGTAGGGAAGACAGAGAGAAGGGAAATGTATAAAATGGAAATCTTGTCTGAAGGGAAATATCAAAATTCGGAGATCGATAATTTAAAAGAGCAAATTGAGAAAAATCCGAAAGAAGAATCCAATTATATTGCTTTGATATTTTTATATTCAAACAATAATGATGAAGATAAAGTACAGGAAGTTGCCAAGAAGTTAGAAAAAGAAATTCCAGAATCGGTTTGGGCTCAAGTGAGTTTATTCAAAAATTATCTCGATAATAACGATGGTGCCAATGCAGTAAAATCAATGAATATGGTTTTGGCAAGTTCTAAAATTGATTCTAAAATAAAGCACCGAATTCTGAACGAGTTTTTGCTTTTCGCCAATGTAAATCCACAATTTGTGCCTGATTTGGATAATGCAATCGGATATTTTAAAAATGATCCATCCGTAAATGTAGCCAAAGAAATAGGCAAGTTTTATCACAATAAAAAACAATGGGAAAAGGCAATTAAATATTATGACCTATCACAGAAAAATAGTTCAGAAGTTGACTTGGAGACCAATTTGCTTTGGCTTCAAGCCAATACCGAACTCAAACAATTTGAACCCGTAGTCAAAAAATCCATGGCAATGATTGATACTTATCCTGCAGAACCACAGTTTTATTATTATGCTGGAATGGCCAATAATCAATTGCAGTTGTTCAAGAAAGCCAAAGACATTCTTGAAATGGGTTTAGATTATGTTGTGGAAAATAAAAATTTAGAAATCAATTTCAATATTCAACTCGGAGAAGCCTATAATGGTTTAGGCGATGCAACCAAAAAGGAATTATATTTCAATAAAGCCAATCAATTATTAAAAGAAAAAAAATAA
- a CDS encoding sugar phosphate nucleotidyltransferase, with protein sequence MKIIVPMAGRGSRLRPHTLTIPKPLIPVAGKPIVHRLVEDIAGVLNQDIEEIAFIIHESFGKKVEEDLIGIAQKLGAKGTIYYQNEALGTGHAIMCAKDSLSGPAVIAYADTLIRANFDLDKDADSVIWVKQVDQPEAFGVVNLNEINEIIELVEKPKEFVSDLAVIGIYYFKDIAVLKNELQLVLDNNIIHGGEYQINDGIKQMMAKGMKFVPGKVDEWMDCGNKDVTVETNSRMLGFLHSDGINLVDPSVKLENSTIIPPCYIGENVILINATVGPNVSLGDACHVQNSTIQNSLVQTHSHIKNANLDNAMIGNHASFDGKFTNVSIGDYSVLE encoded by the coding sequence ATGAAAATAATAGTACCAATGGCAGGACGTGGATCACGCCTTCGCCCACATACATTAACCATCCCTAAACCTTTAATCCCAGTTGCCGGAAAACCTATTGTACACCGTCTGGTCGAAGATATTGCTGGTGTTTTAAATCAGGATATTGAAGAAATTGCTTTCATCATTCATGAAAGTTTTGGAAAAAAAGTAGAAGAAGACTTAATTGGAATTGCCCAAAAGTTGGGAGCCAAAGGGACTATTTATTATCAAAATGAGGCACTTGGAACGGGACACGCCATTATGTGTGCCAAAGATTCTTTGAGCGGACCGGCAGTTATCGCTTATGCCGATACTCTAATTCGGGCTAATTTTGACTTGGATAAAGATGCCGACAGCGTTATTTGGGTAAAACAAGTGGATCAGCCAGAAGCTTTTGGTGTGGTAAACTTGAATGAGATAAATGAAATAATTGAATTGGTTGAAAAGCCAAAAGAATTTGTTTCGGATCTTGCCGTTATCGGAATTTACTATTTTAAAGACATTGCCGTTTTAAAAAATGAACTTCAACTAGTCTTGGATAATAACATTATTCACGGAGGAGAATATCAAATTAATGACGGAATAAAACAAATGATGGCCAAAGGCATGAAATTTGTTCCAGGAAAAGTAGATGAGTGGATGGATTGCGGAAACAAAGATGTTACCGTAGAAACAAATTCCAGAATGTTAGGATTTCTGCACAGCGATGGAATTAATTTGGTGGATCCATCAGTTAAGTTAGAAAATTCGACCATTATTCCACCTTGTTATATTGGGGAGAATGTGATTCTAATCAACGCTACAGTTGGTCCAAATGTATCATTGGGTGATGCCTGTCATGTACAAAATAGTACAATACAAAACAGTTTGGTACAAACACATTCACATATAAAAAATGCCAATTTAGACAATGCAATGATTGGAAATCATGCTAGTTTTGATGGAAAATTTACGAATGTAAGCATTGGCGATTATTCGGTTTTAGAATAA
- a CDS encoding tetratricopeptide repeat protein: MKKIFNGILFLVVLSSFNFNYAQDSIDKKILDESCSCIKKIKYNIEKASKIDSINSCITQSIMNSQSEKLIKDLSKMMDTLKWNKKDTTYVSGKNLEIIADKDFDKIQKKLFLDCPNVKELMMSNDKESENSISNKKKAKEYYHEGQKYDLNEQYDLAIVQYNKAVKSDPDFAFAWDNMGLCYRKLNRYEEAIKCYKKSLEADPKGTMPLQNMAVAYDYLKDYKSASETYLKIIKNSPEDAEGYYGAGSAFFSNQDYENGLDYMFQAYIIYKNTNSPYIHDSETLIGNYYNFLKEKNQIDLFNKVAKKYNIQIE; the protein is encoded by the coding sequence ATGAAAAAAATCTTCAATGGAATTTTATTTTTAGTTGTACTATCCAGCTTTAATTTTAACTATGCGCAAGATTCAATTGATAAAAAAATACTTGACGAATCTTGTAGTTGTATAAAAAAAATAAAATACAATATTGAAAAAGCGAGTAAAATAGACTCTATTAATAGCTGTATCACTCAGAGTATAATGAATTCTCAAAGTGAAAAACTTATTAAAGATCTATCCAAAATGATGGATACTTTAAAATGGAATAAAAAGGATACCACTTATGTTAGTGGAAAAAATTTAGAAATTATTGCTGACAAGGATTTTGATAAAATTCAAAAAAAATTGTTCCTAGACTGTCCGAATGTGAAAGAATTAATGATGTCAAATGACAAGGAATCTGAAAATTCTATTTCAAATAAGAAAAAAGCAAAAGAATATTACCATGAAGGACAGAAATATGATTTAAATGAGCAATATGATTTGGCAATAGTTCAATATAATAAAGCAGTCAAAAGCGATCCGGATTTTGCTTTTGCTTGGGATAATATGGGATTATGTTATAGAAAGTTAAACCGATATGAGGAAGCTATAAAATGTTATAAAAAATCTTTGGAAGCAGATCCAAAAGGAACTATGCCATTACAGAATATGGCAGTGGCTTATGATTATTTAAAAGATTATAAATCAGCTTCTGAAACGTATTTGAAGATTATAAAAAACAGTCCTGAGGACGCTGAAGGCTATTATGGAGCAGGAAGTGCCTTTTTTTCAAATCAAGATTATGAAAATGGATTGGATTATATGTTTCAAGCTTATATAATTTACAAGAATACAAATTCACCATATATTCACGATTCAGAAACATTGATCGGAAATTATTATAATTTTTTAAAAGAGAAAAACCAAATTGATTTATTTAATAAAGTAGCAAAAAAATACAATATTCAGATAGAATAA
- the dut gene encoding dUTP diphosphatase: MTINIINKSGHALPNYETIASAGMDLRANLTQSITLQPLERTIVKTGLFIELPIGYEAQVRPRSGLAAKNGVTVLNAPGTVDADYRGEIGVILVNLSNDPFVIENGERIAQLIIAKHERAEWIEVQELTETSRGAGGFGSTGVK, translated from the coding sequence ATGACAATAAACATCATCAACAAATCAGGGCATGCGTTGCCAAATTATGAAACCATTGCCTCTGCAGGAATGGATTTAAGGGCAAATTTAACACAATCAATAACCTTGCAACCCTTAGAAAGAACCATTGTGAAAACAGGTCTTTTCATTGAATTGCCAATAGGTTATGAGGCTCAAGTGCGACCAAGAAGTGGATTGGCCGCCAAAAACGGAGTAACCGTTCTTAATGCTCCCGGAACAGTCGATGCCGATTATAGAGGCGAAATAGGAGTAATTTTAGTAAATTTATCCAATGATCCATTTGTTATCGAAAATGGGGAACGAATTGCCCAACTTATTATTGCCAAACACGAACGAGCTGAGTGGATTGAAGTTCAGGAATTAACGGAAACTTCAAGAGGAGCAGGTGGATTTGGAAGCACGGGCGTGAAGTAG
- a CDS encoding lipopolysaccharide biosynthesis protein codes for MGLYKKLFKQTAIYGLATVIPRMFSFLLVPLYTHLLPKEEYGKVSIIFAWMIFFNVILAYGMETAFFRFYNSEKNKESVVETTTVSIFWSTILFVFIALLFRNSLALWSGVDTQYITYSIWILALDALVIVPFSKLRANQRPKFYALIKIGNVVVNLSFNLFFLLYLPSISVSQPDSFLSSVYIDNFQIGYIFLANIIASFLTFVVLFPDYFTIKWKFDYELWKRMMRYGLPIMVAGIAFAINEQFDKILLGKLLPANIAAEQVGVYSACYKLGLFMVLYRTAYTLGIEPFFFSHASNENAQQTYATVTKYFVIFGSFILLTVIVFADLLKQVMIPNSSYWEAMKVVPLIILANFFLGIYTNLSVWYKLIDKTYVGAYISIVGAAVTLILNYLLIPKYSYYGSAIATISAYGSMMFISYYLGNKYYPIPYDKKKIVGYLGLSTGFSCISFYGFSGNYFIGISLLAVFMGFIYYNEKETLLRILKRPTKS; via the coding sequence TTGGGATTATATAAAAAGCTTTTTAAACAAACGGCCATATATGGACTTGCCACAGTAATACCAAGGATGTTTAGTTTCCTTTTGGTGCCGCTTTACACTCACTTGCTTCCAAAAGAAGAATATGGTAAAGTATCCATCATTTTTGCTTGGATGATTTTTTTCAATGTCATTCTTGCCTATGGTATGGAAACTGCTTTTTTTAGATTTTATAATTCCGAAAAAAATAAAGAAAGTGTTGTAGAGACGACAACAGTTTCCATTTTCTGGTCCACAATTCTTTTTGTTTTTATAGCGTTATTGTTTCGAAACTCATTAGCGCTTTGGTCAGGAGTGGATACGCAATACATCACCTATTCCATTTGGATTTTAGCGTTGGATGCGTTAGTAATTGTTCCTTTTTCAAAGTTGAGAGCTAATCAAAGACCGAAGTTTTATGCTTTAATCAAAATTGGAAATGTAGTAGTCAATCTATCGTTCAATTTGTTTTTTCTACTCTATTTGCCAAGTATTTCGGTATCACAACCCGACAGTTTTTTGAGCTCCGTTTATATTGATAATTTCCAGATAGGGTATATTTTCCTTGCCAACATCATAGCCAGTTTTCTAACTTTTGTGGTGCTCTTTCCAGACTATTTTACAATAAAATGGAAATTCGATTACGAACTTTGGAAACGAATGATGCGTTATGGATTGCCCATTATGGTTGCCGGAATTGCTTTTGCGATTAACGAGCAGTTTGACAAAATTCTTTTGGGTAAATTATTACCGGCCAATATTGCAGCTGAGCAAGTAGGGGTTTATTCTGCCTGTTATAAATTAGGACTTTTTATGGTTTTGTATAGAACCGCTTATACGTTAGGAATTGAGCCTTTCTTTTTTAGCCATGCCTCCAACGAAAATGCACAACAAACCTACGCAACAGTTACAAAATATTTTGTCATTTTCGGATCTTTTATTTTATTGACCGTAATCGTATTTGCCGATCTTTTGAAACAAGTTATGATTCCAAATTCCTCTTATTGGGAAGCGATGAAAGTTGTTCCGCTGATAATTTTGGCCAATTTTTTCTTGGGGATTTATACCAATCTTTCCGTTTGGTATAAACTGATCGATAAGACTTATGTTGGAGCCTATATTTCTATAGTTGGTGCAGCGGTAACCTTGATATTAAATTATTTATTGATTCCAAAATACAGTTATTACGGCTCGGCAATTGCTACCATTTCGGCTTATGGGAGCATGATGTTCATTTCCTATTATCTCGGAAATAAGTACTATCCAATTCCTTATGACAAGAAAAAAATTGTTGGTTATCTTGGTTTATCAACAGGTTTTTCATGTATTTCTTTTTATGGTTTTAGCGGTAATTATTTTATTGGGATATCACTTTTAGCGGTATTTATGGGCTTCATATATTATAACGAAAAAGAAACACTTTTACGAATTTTAAAACGACCAACTAAAAGTTAG
- a CDS encoding GNAT family N-acetyltransferase, protein MLAQIEVMQHLYPKLTLEKYQSYLQEMVPHNYKQVAVFENDTCVGLSGFWTAIKLWTGKYIEIDNFIVHSEHRAKGIGKMMTDYIDTKARAEGCTAIVLDAFTGNFTAHRFYYNQGYEPRGFHFLKMLNEDGLT, encoded by the coding sequence ATGCTCGCCCAAATCGAAGTGATGCAACATTTGTATCCCAAACTTACATTAGAAAAGTATCAATCTTACTTGCAGGAAATGGTTCCGCATAATTATAAACAAGTCGCGGTTTTTGAAAATGACACCTGCGTTGGACTATCTGGTTTTTGGACAGCAATAAAACTTTGGACTGGAAAGTATATAGAAATTGATAATTTTATTGTTCATTCTGAACATCGCGCTAAAGGAATAGGAAAAATGATGACAGATTACATTGACACTAAGGCTCGAGCGGAAGGTTGTACTGCAATTGTTTTGGATGCTTTCACCGGAAATTTCACAGCGCATCGTTTTTATTACAATCAAGGATATGAACCTCGTGGCTTTCATTTTTTGAAAATGTTAAATGAAGATGGATTAACATAA
- the atpG gene encoding ATP synthase F1 subunit gamma has protein sequence MANLKEIRNRITSISSTMQITSAMKMVSAAKLKKAQDAITAMRPYAEKLTELLQNLSASLDGDVGGEFTTQREVKKVLIVTITSNRGLCGAFNTNVIKEAKNRSEYYAGKQVDIFAIGKKGNDILSKTLTVIDNQSSVFDQLTFDNVAVIAKTLTDKFVSGEYDRIELVYNQFKNAATQIVQTEQFLPLAPIQSDKPVSSGDYIFEPAKEEIVMTLIPKALKTQLYKGIRDSFASEHGARMTAMHKATDNATDLRDQLKLTYNKARQAAITNEILEIVGGAEALKG, from the coding sequence ATGGCAAATTTAAAGGAAATCCGTAATAGAATTACTTCCATTTCATCTACGATGCAAATTACATCGGCAATGAAAATGGTTTCTGCAGCAAAGCTAAAGAAAGCACAAGATGCGATCACAGCAATGCGCCCTTATGCCGAAAAATTAACGGAATTATTACAAAATCTTTCAGCTTCTCTTGATGGAGATGTTGGTGGAGAATTTACTACACAACGTGAAGTAAAAAAAGTTTTAATTGTTACCATCACATCTAATAGAGGTTTGTGTGGAGCTTTTAATACGAATGTAATTAAGGAAGCTAAAAACCGTTCTGAATATTATGCGGGTAAGCAAGTAGATATTTTTGCTATCGGTAAAAAAGGAAACGATATTTTATCAAAAACATTGACTGTGATTGATAATCAAAGTTCTGTTTTTGATCAATTGACTTTTGATAATGTTGCTGTTATTGCAAAAACATTAACTGATAAATTTGTTTCAGGTGAATACGACAGAATCGAATTGGTTTACAATCAATTTAAAAATGCCGCTACTCAAATTGTACAAACAGAACAATTTTTGCCGTTGGCACCTATTCAATCAGACAAACCAGTTTCATCGGGAGATTACATTTTTGAACCTGCAAAGGAAGAAATTGTAATGACGTTAATCCCAAAAGCTTTGAAAACACAATTATACAAAGGTATTCGTGATTCATTCGCTTCAGAGCACGGAGCACGTATGACTGCAATGCACAAAGCAACAGACAACGCAACCGACTTGAGAGATCAATTGAAATTGACTTACAACAAGGCTCGTCAAGCTGCTATTACTAACGAAATCCTAGAGATTGTTGGTGGTGCGGAAGCTTTGAAAGGATAA
- the atpA gene encoding F0F1 ATP synthase subunit alpha, giving the protein MAEIKPAEISAILRKQVEGFESGATLEEVGTVLQVGDGIALIYGLSNVQYGELVEFENGLEAIVLNLEQDNVGVVLLGPSTGIKEGSTAKRTQRIASLKTGEGMVGRVVNTLGFPIDGKGPIGGELFEMPLERKAPGVIFRQPVTEPLQTGVKAVDAMIPVGRGQRELVIGDRQTGKSTVCIDTILNQKEFYDAGKPVFCIYVAIGQKASTVAGIAKMLEEKGAMAYTVIVAANASDPAPMQVYAPFAGAAIGEYFRDSGRPALIVYDDLSKQAVAYREVSLLLRRPPGREAYPGDVFYLHSRLLERACKVIADDGIAKDMNDLPDSLKGIVKGGGSLTALPIIETQAGDVSAYIPTNVISITDGQIFLDGDLFNSGVRPAINVGISVSRVGGNAQIKSMKKVAGTLKLDQAQFRELEAFAKFGSDLDAVTLNVIEKGKRNVEILKQGLNDPYTVEDQVAIIYAGSKNLLRNVPVNKVKEFEKDFLEFLNNKHRATLDALKAGKLTDEITDVLETVAKEISAKYN; this is encoded by the coding sequence ATGGCGGAAATTAAACCTGCTGAAATATCAGCAATATTAAGAAAGCAAGTAGAAGGTTTTGAATCTGGTGCTACGCTAGAGGAAGTAGGTACAGTGCTTCAAGTTGGAGATGGTATTGCTCTTATTTATGGGCTTTCAAATGTTCAATACGGTGAGTTAGTTGAATTCGAAAACGGATTAGAGGCTATCGTTTTGAACCTTGAACAAGACAATGTTGGGGTTGTATTATTAGGACCTTCAACAGGAATCAAAGAAGGATCTACTGCAAAAAGAACACAACGTATTGCTTCCCTTAAAACAGGAGAAGGAATGGTAGGACGTGTAGTGAACACTCTTGGTTTTCCAATTGATGGAAAAGGACCAATTGGTGGTGAATTATTCGAAATGCCTTTGGAAAGAAAAGCTCCTGGAGTTATCTTCCGTCAACCAGTAACTGAGCCTTTGCAAACAGGTGTAAAAGCGGTCGATGCTATGATCCCAGTTGGTCGTGGACAACGTGAGTTGGTTATTGGTGACCGTCAAACAGGAAAATCTACTGTTTGTATTGATACCATCTTAAATCAAAAAGAATTTTACGATGCTGGGAAACCAGTATTCTGTATATATGTTGCAATTGGCCAAAAAGCTTCTACTGTTGCAGGAATTGCAAAAATGTTAGAAGAAAAAGGAGCAATGGCATATACTGTGATTGTAGCTGCAAATGCTTCTGATCCTGCTCCAATGCAAGTTTATGCTCCTTTCGCAGGTGCTGCTATTGGAGAATATTTTAGAGATTCTGGTCGTCCGGCTTTAATTGTTTATGATGATTTATCTAAACAAGCTGTTGCTTACCGTGAGGTTTCTCTTTTATTAAGAAGACCACCGGGACGTGAAGCATATCCTGGAGACGTTTTCTACTTACACTCTCGTTTATTAGAGCGTGCTTGTAAAGTGATTGCTGATGATGGAATTGCAAAAGATATGAATGATTTACCTGATTCTTTGAAAGGAATCGTAAAAGGTGGAGGTTCTTTGACTGCATTGCCAATTATCGAAACACAAGCAGGTGACGTATCAGCATATATCCCAACAAACGTAATTTCGATTACAGATGGTCAAATTTTCTTGGATGGAGATTTGTTTAACTCTGGGGTTCGTCCAGCGATTAACGTAGGTATTTCTGTATCTCGTGTTGGAGGTAATGCTCAAATTAAATCAATGAAAAAAGTAGCAGGTACTTTGAAATTAGATCAAGCACAATTCCGTGAATTGGAAGCGTTTGCTAAATTTGGTTCTGACCTTGATGCTGTTACATTGAACGTAATTGAAAAAGGAAAAAGAAACGTTGAAATCTTGAAACAAGGTTTGAACGACCCTTATACTGTTGAAGACCAAGTTGCAATTATTTATGCTGGATCTAAAAACTTATTAAGAAATGTTCCTGTGAATAAAGTGAAAGAATTTGAGAAAGATTTCTTGGAATTCTTGAACAACAAACACAGAGCTACTCTTGATGCTTTGAAAGCAGGAAAATTAACAGATGAAATTACAGACGTACTTGAAACTGTTGCAAAAGAAATTTCAGCGAAATATAACTAA
- the atpH gene encoding ATP synthase F1 subunit delta encodes MASTRAAIRYATAILDLSNSKGVAEAVNNDMKSIASTIKGNLELSTFIQNPTIKVEVKEKALLEVFATVNNVTKGLLHLLFENKRFEILDVIAAEYSKLFDIMNNVEVAKVTTAVAMDAALEAKVLAKIATLSDKKITIENIVDPAIIGGFILRIGDQQYNASVANRLQILKRELSN; translated from the coding sequence ATGGCAAGTACTAGAGCAGCAATTCGTTATGCAACCGCAATTTTAGATTTATCCAATTCAAAAGGGGTAGCTGAAGCTGTGAATAATGACATGAAATCTATTGCTTCAACGATTAAGGGTAATTTGGAGTTGAGTACTTTTATTCAAAATCCAACCATTAAAGTAGAAGTGAAAGAGAAAGCACTTTTAGAAGTTTTTGCTACTGTTAATAATGTAACTAAGGGTTTGCTTCATTTGTTATTTGAAAACAAAAGATTTGAAATTTTAGATGTTATTGCTGCAGAGTATAGCAAATTATTTGATATCATGAATAATGTTGAAGTAGCAAAAGTAACTACAGCAGTTGCTATGGATGCTGCGCTTGAAGCTAAAGTTTTGGCTAAAATAGCAACACTTTCTGATAAAAAAATCACGATTGAAAACATTGTAGATCCTGCTATCATTGGAGGATTTATATTAAGAATAGGTGATCAGCAGTATAATGCTTCTGTTGCCAACAGATTACAAATATTAAAGAGAGAGTTAAGTAATTAG